The following proteins come from a genomic window of Anopheles ziemanni chromosome 3, idAnoZiCoDA_A2_x.2, whole genome shotgun sequence:
- the LOC131286982 gene encoding synapsin, producing the protein MPGGPPNIPPPPAPGTAGSVSPGGPVPPGSAPPTGGPELSLSFGKGPQRGTSAPSSPAKSRESLLQRVQSLTGAARDQGASIIGAAVSTASRVQPFNRDKCFTLLVVDDQNTDWSKYFRGKRLHSDYDIRVEQAEFREIALTASADSGPMVSFNRGGSKQAKPFRPDFILVRQPPRDGSKDYRSTLLGLKYGGVPSINSLHSLYQFQDKPWVFAHLLQLQRRLGRDGFPLVEQTFFPNPKDMFTWQRFPCVLKAGHCHGGKATAKLDNPGALQDAAGLLCGTGLPDGGSYCSLEPYIDAKFDVHIQKIGTNYKAFMRKSISGNWKTNQGSAMLEQIPMTEKYKSWVDEVSELYGGMEVCGVAVIVSKEGKEYIINACDSTFPLMGDTQEEDRRQIADLVVGRMQNVCRPGMMTKAVSRSSISSRGTSPTEDAPPVPIGTRPVPVGGGPPPIPERTTPGVGSIGRHGSFSSQSGEPPEQPSERAPTLNSVGRRDSQASQSSTVSGISSASAARSGVGKGAPPAAGGGPSVVEDAEDTMKNLRKTFAGIFGDM; encoded by the exons ATGCCCGGTGGTCCGCCGAACATTCCGCCCCCGCCGGCCCCCGGCACGGCCGGCTCCGTCTCGCCGGGTGGCCCGGTGCCACCCGGTTCCGCCCCGCCAACCGGCGGTCCCGAGCTCTCGCTAAGCTTCGGCAAGGGACCGCAGCGGGGCACCAGCGCTCCGTCGAGCCCGGCCAAATCGCGCGAGAGTCTGCTGCAGCGCGTCCAAAGTCTGACCGGGGCGGCCCGGGAccaaggcgcctccattatcG GAGCGGCCGTCTCGACCGCTAGCCGCGTGCAACCGTTCAACCGGGACAAGTGCTTcacgctgctggtggtggacgaCCAGAACACCGACTGGTCGAAGTACTTCCGTGGCAAGCGGCTGCACAGCGACTACGACATCCGCGTCGAGCAGGCCGAGTTCCGCGAGATCGCGCTGACGGCGAGCGCCGACTCCGGCCCGATGGTGTCGTTCAACCGAGGCGGCTCCAAGCAGGCCAAGCCGTTCCGCCCGGACTTCATCCTGGTGCGCCAGCCACCGCGCGACGGCTCCAAGGACTACCGCTCGACGCTGCTCGGGCTGAAGTACGGCGGTGTGCCGAGCATCAACTCGCTCCACTCGCTGTACCAATTCCAG GACAAGCCGTGGGTGTTCGCTCACCTGCTGCAGCTCCAGCGTCGTCTCGGCCGCGACGGGTTCCCGCTGGTTGAGCAGACCTTCTTCCCGAACCCGAAGGACATG TTCACCTGGCAACGGTTCCCGTGCGTCCTAAAGGCGGGCCATTGCCACGGCGGGAAGGCGACGGCCAAGTTGGATAACCCGGGTGCCCTGCAGGACGCGGCTGGCCTGCTGTGCGGTACCGGGCTCCCGGACGGCGGCTCCTACTGCAGCCTCGAGCCGTACATCGACGCCAAGTTCGACGTGCACATCCAGAAGATCGGCACCAACTACAAGGCGTTCAT GAGAAAATCCATTTCCGGCAACTGGAAGACGAACCAGGGCTCGGCCATGCTCGAGCAGATCCCGATGACGGAGAAGTACAAGTCCTGGGTCGACGAG GTGTCCGAGCTGTACGGTGGCATGGAGGTGTGCGGTGTGGCGGTGATCGTCTCCAAGGAAGGCAAGGAGTACATCATCAACGCGTGCGACTCAACCTTCCCGCTGATGGGCGACACCCAGGAAGAGGATCGCCGCCAGATAGCGGATCTCGTCGTGGGCCGTATGCAG AACGTCTGCCGCCCGGGGATGATGACGAAGGCCGTCTCGCGTAGCTCCATCTCGTCCCGGGGCACCAGCCCGACGGAGGATGCGCCACCGGTTCCGATCGGTACGCGTCCGGTGCCGGTCGGGGGAGGACCACCGCCGATCCCGGAGCGCACCACGCCGGGAGTAGGATCGATTGGGCGCCACGGAAGCTTCAGCAGCCAGTCGGGCGAACCACCGGAGCAACCGTCCGAGCGGGCGCCCACCCTGAACTCCGTCGGTCGGCGTGATTCGCAAG CGTCCCAGTCCAGCACCGTGTCGGGCATCTCGTCTGCATCGGCCGCTCGGTCGGGCGTCGGCAAGGGTGCACCGCCGGCAGCCGGTGGCGGCCCGTCGGTCGTCGAGGACGCGGAGGACACGATGAAAAACCTCCGCAAAACATTCGCCGGCATCTTCGGCGACATGTAG
- the LOC131286983 gene encoding tissue inhibitor of metalloproteinase, with protein sequence MKANRPLLPVLLFGLVMTVLLPATEACSCLPQHPQTAFCDSEYVIVAQVLRKTASKNYLDAYKIAIKKEYKMSEEARKLLRNGKLYTASQSSLCGVTLEPNKLYAIAANTDQVGLCDYIRPYSDLTIVEKRGLAGIYRKGCRCQIWPCFAPKCNPRVGGCNWSPFSTRGDCETSYGSCVPAGRTQEDGTPIKCHWRRSPRYGQCMAKNEGQ encoded by the exons ATGAAGGCAAATCGTCCGCTTCTGCCGGTGCTGCTGTTCGGGCTGGTGATGACCGTCCTGCTACCGGCGACCGAGGCCTGCAGTTGCCTCCCGCAACATCCACAGACGGCGTTCTGCGACTCCGAGTACG TGATCGTCGCGCAAGTGTTGCGCAAGACTGCGTCGAAGAACTACCTGGATGCATACAAGATTGCTATCAAGAAAGAGTACAAG ATGAGCGAGGAAGCACGGAAGCTGCTGCGTAACGGAAAGCTGTACACGGCGTCGCAGAGCTCGCTGTGTGGCGTCACCCTGGAGCCGAACAAGCTGTACGCGATCGCGGCCAACACCGACCAGGTCGGCCTGTGCGACTACATCCGCCCCTACTCCGACCTGACGATCGTCGAGAAGCGCGGCCTGGCCGGCATCTACCGCAAGGGCTGCCGGTGCCAGATCTGGCCGTGCTTCGCGCCCAAGTGTAACCCGCGCGTCGGTGGCTGCAACTGGTCGCCCTTCTCGACCCGGGGCGACTGCGAGACGAGCTACGGATCGTGCGTGCCCGCCGGCCGCACCCAGGAGGACGGTACGCCGATCAAGTGCCACTGGCGTCGGTCACCCCGCTACGGCCAGTGTATGGCCAAAAACGAAGGCCAGTAG
- the LOC131286985 gene encoding piercer of microtubule wall 1 protein: MWWEMDSENQKISEQALSTADIYKGLSLPKRLESPYQFSGYGSQKEGRNPIYRTSNADYGYYPPCPHTVPHKYFPKSHKFTGHLYQCGMFRNYSLNTAVDRPYCKYNE; this comes from the exons ATGTGGTGGGAAATGGATAGTGAAAACCAGAAGATTAGCGAACAAGCGCTGAGTACGGCCGATATCTACAAAGGACTGTCGCTGCCGAAGCGCCTCGAGAGCCCTT ACCAATTTAGTGGATACGGATCGCAGAAAGAGGGACGTAATCCCATCTATCGCACATCGAACGCCGACTACGGATACTACCCCCCCTGTCCGCATACCGTTCCGCATAA GTACTTCCCAAAATCGCACAAATTCACAGGACATCTCTACCAGTGTGGAATGTTTCGGAATTATTCACTCAACACTGCCGTTGATCGCCCGTATTGCAAATATAATGAGTAA